One window of Oreochromis niloticus isolate F11D_XX linkage group LG23, O_niloticus_UMD_NMBU, whole genome shotgun sequence genomic DNA carries:
- the LOC100691335 gene encoding helix-loop-helix protein 2: MMLSPDQAEADLSWTQSDPETMLNGLKSAGCASDEPAEMEDRAKCKAEQPLSREEKRRRRRATAKYRSAHATRERIRVEAFNVAFAELRKLLPTLPPDKKLSKIEILRLAICYISYLNHVLDV, encoded by the coding sequence ATGATGCTGAGCCCGGACCAGGCTGAGGCGGACCTCTCCTGGACTCAGTCCGACCCGGAGACGATGCTCAATGGGTTGAAGTCGGCCGGTTGTGCCTCGGACGAGCCGGCGGAGATGGAGGACAGAGCCAAATGCAAAGCCGAGCAGCCCCTGAGCagggaggagaagaggagaagacGGAGGGCCACGGCCAAGTACCGCTCAGCCCACGCCACCAGGGAGAGGATCCGGGTGGAGGCGTTCAACGTGGCCTTCGCGGAGCTGAGGAAATTACTCCCCACATTACCCCCAGATAAGAAACTCTCCAAGATCGAGATCCTCAGACTGGCTATATGCTACATCTCCTATCTCAATCATGTGCTGGATGTCTAA